A DNA window from Arachis duranensis cultivar V14167 chromosome 3, aradu.V14167.gnm2.J7QH, whole genome shotgun sequence contains the following coding sequences:
- the LOC110278762 gene encoding uncharacterized protein LOC110278762, with translation MANNSPEDGHATTDSEQENLNTGNNEADMTFHQEANDQHKEGTSGVKNPKVNSFEGRESGKEGPPHAAELMGLVHDHQECLEQLEQELERQREAERNLREEIERRKETMDPKHHLNNIKSRMYLADASDATRCKAFLTALSKAAMKWFDSLPPRSVTSFDDLSQKFLMRFSIQKDKVKHAPSLLGVKQEDREPLRNYMEMFNKACLEIQDMPTEAVIMSLVNGLGKGSFSQSISKRHPTSLNDVQERVEKYINIEENARLQEPSWRLGHSHLAKEKEREPKKKEEIGVEKPRRYHSNTPLKVFLVDVYRKIRHTERLPPLGPSRTKKGGVMATTANTIKCMAIL, from the exons ATGGCGAACAACTCACCCGAAGATGGCCATGCCACGACTGATTCAGAACAAGAAAATCTGAACACAGGAAACAATGAGGCGGACATGACCTTCCACCAGGAAGCGAATGACCAACACAAAGAGGGTACCTCTGGGGTAAAAAACCCAAAAGTAAACTCTTTCGAAGGACGTGAATCAGGAAAGGAAGGACCGCCCCATGCAGCTGAACTAATGGGATTGGTCCACGACCACCAAGAATGTTTGGAGCAGCTAGAACAGGAATTAGAACGACAACGAGAGGCGGAGAGGAACCTAAGGGAAGAGATAGAGcgacgaaaaga GACGAtggatccaaagcatcatctgaacaacatcaaaagtcggatgtacctggCCGACGCTTCTGATGCCACTCGCTGCAAAGCTTTTCTGACCGCCTTGTCGAAAGCAgcaatgaagtggttcgacagcctcCCCCCAAGATCGGTCACGAGCTTCGACGACCTCTCGCAGAAATTTCTGATGCGGTTCTCCATTCAAAAAGACAAGGTTAAACacgcaccgagcctcctgggtgTGAAACAAGAGGACAGAGAACCTTTAAGAAACTACATGGAAATGTTCAATAAAGCGTGCTTGGAAATTCAAGACATGCCCACGGAGGCAGTAATCATGAGCCTAGTAAATGGACTCGGGAAAGGCTCCTTCTCCCAGTCCATATCAAAAAGGCACCCTACATCCTTAAATGACGTACAGGAAAGAGTTGAAAAGTATATCAACATAGAGGAAAACGCTAGACTACAAGAACCGAGTTGGCGGCTTGGCCACTCTCACCTggcaaaagagaaagagagagagcccaagaagaaagaggagatcGGCGTAGAAAAGCCGAGGAGATATCACTCCAATACTCCTCTGAAAGTTTTCCTAGTCGACGTGTATAGAAAAATTCGCCATACAGAAAGGCTTCCACCCCTAGGCCCATCAAGAACAAAAAAGGGGGGAGTCATGGCGACTACTGCGAATACCATAAAATGTATGGCCATCCTATAA
- the LOC107480889 gene encoding uncharacterized protein LOC107480889, whose amino-acid sequence MIPKCAVPPSQIQFQSLNGLRQLAETRRFKVWLLDQFGVLHDGKQPYPTAIPTLENIAKSGGKMVIISNSSRRSSVTMEKVKSLGFDDSLFAGAITSGELTHQYLQRRDDPWFAALGRSCIHFTWKGRGAISLEGLDLQVVENVEDAEFVLAHGTEALGSPHGDAHSMKLEDLEKILELCASKGIPMVVANPDYVTVEARDLRVMPGTLAAKYEKLGGEVKWMGKPGEIIYKAAMAMAGTHVSECIAVGDSLHHDIKGANAAGIESVFITGGIHATELGLDGFGEVADSSSVQALATKYDAFPSYVLPSFSW is encoded by the exons ATGATTCCCAAATGCGCAGTTCCGCCATCTCAGATTCAGTTTCAGAGCTTGAATGGACTCCGACAGCTCGCTGAAACGCGTCGTTTTAAG GTTTGGTTGTTGGATCAGTTCGGAGTCCTCCACGATGGAAAACAACCTTATCCTACAGCTATCCCTACAT TAGAAAATATAGCAAAGAGTGGTGGTAAGATGGTGATCATAAGCAACTCCTCAAGGCGCTCATCTGTCACTATGGAAAAAGTGAAGAGTCTCGGCTTTGATGACTCGCTTTTTGCCGGAGCCATCACCAGCGGAGAGCTCACTCATCAGTACTTGCAAAG GAGAGATGATCCTTGGTTTGCGGCATTGGGAAGGTCTTGCATTCATTTCACATGGAAGGGCCGCGGAGCAATATCTCTTGAG GGCTTAGatttgcaagttgtggaaaacGTTGAAGATGCTGAGTTTGTTTTGGCTCATGGCACAGAAGCCTTGGGGAGTCCCCATGGGGATGCACATTCAATGAAACTTGAAGATCTCGAGAAAATATTGGAGCTTTGTGCTTCCAAAGGAATCCCTATGGTGGTAGCCAATCCAGATTATGTAACTGTTGAAGCAAGGGACTTGCGTGTGATGCCGG GTACACTAGCAGCCAAATATGAAAAGCTTGGGGGTGAAGTGAAATGGATGGGCAAACCTGGCGAG ATAATCTACAAAGCAGCCATGGCAATGGCTGGCACACATGTTTCTGAATGTATTGCCGTGGGTGATTCTCTCCATCACGACATAAAGGGTGCCAATGCCGCCGGAATCGAATCAGTATTTATCACTGGTGGTATTCACGCGACCGAACTTGGACTCGATGGTTTTGGGGAGGTAGCAGATTCATCTTCTGTGCAAGCACTTGCAACAAAATATGATGCTTTTCCATCTTATGTATTGCCTTCATTCTCGTGGTAG
- the LOC107480887 gene encoding uncharacterized protein LOC107480887, which translates to MAHLLTPAPTTTTAPIGLSSKPRKSSPNSWTKGRVCCHFISDQHDHHSLRRRALMGLSGALVLGGLSLSDERVASAAGRRPPPPPPEERKDPNVSGVQAKVLASKRRKEAMKEEVARLRERGKPIIKEPPPPPAPQPE; encoded by the exons ATGGCTCATTTGCTGACACCTGCTCCTACTACCACCACCGCCCCAATAGGCCTTTCCTCAAAACCCCGGAAAAGCTCCCCAAATTCTTGGACGAAGGGACGAGTGTGCTGCCACTTCATCTCTGATCAGCATGACCACCATTCTCTTCGGCGCAG GGCATTGATGGGGTTAAGTGGCGCACTAGTGTTGGGGGGATTGAGTTTGAGCGACGAGCGCGTAGCAAGTGCTGCCGGAAGAAGGCCTCCGCCGCCTCCGCCAGAGGAGAGAAAGGATCCAAACGTGAGTGGTGTTCAGGCAAAAGTGTTGGCTAGCAAGAGGAGGAAAGaagccatgaaagaagaagtgGCCAGGCTTAGAGAGCGAGGAAAGCCCATTATTAAagagccaccaccaccacctgcACCTCAACCTGAATGA
- the LOC107480888 gene encoding probable phosphoinositide phosphatase SAC9 → MESSGAGGTPRDTSVIVLTLDSDEVYIIASLSTRTDTQVIYVDPTTGSLRYTAKLGFDLFRSQTEALEFVTNGLRSIFKSKTYARAILGYAALGNYALLLLATRVTASVSYLPGGGCIYTVTESQWIKISLQNAQLQGKGEVKNIQELTELDIDGKHYFCETRDITRPFPSHFRVGEPDQEFVWNGWFSQPFANIGLPRHCVTLLQGFAECRSFGSSGQLEGIVALIARRSRLHPGTRYLARGINSCYSTGNEVECEQLVWVPKRAGQSVPFNTYVWRRGTIPMWWGAELKITAAEAEIYVSDIDPYKGSVQYYQRLSKRYDTRNLNTSAGENPSRKAMVPIVCINLLRYGEGKSESILVQHFEESLNFIRSTGKLPYTRVHLIHYDWHQSIKLKGEQQTIEGLWKLLKPPTILIGISEGDYLPSRQRINDCRGEVIYNDDFDGAFCLRTRQNGVIRFNCADSLDRTNAASFFGSLQVFMEQCRRLAISLDSDIAFGYQSTNNHYGGYTAPLPPGWEKRSDAVTGKTYYIDHNTRTTTWMHPCPDKPWKRFDMTFEEFKRSTILSPVSQLADLFLLAGDIHATLYTGSKAMHSQILSIFNEDTGGKFKQFSAAQNVKITLQRRYKNAVVDSSRQKQLEMFLGMRLFKHLPSISLQPLQVSSRPSGFCLKPVANLFPIAGGEVSLLSFKGKNLVWICPQPADVVEIFIYLGEPCHVCQLLLTISHGADDSTYPSTVDVRTGRNLDGLKLVLEGASIPRCASGTNLLIPLPGAISSEDMAITGASSRLHAQDASPLSLLYDFEELEGEWDFLTRVVALTFYPNISGRNPLTLGEVHIFKHMIFHTDDGLTSYDIIWQLIEHVKKYQEELNPFSSGSELNQFNSSSTENVSPPVQGGNSADLLIDLLSGEDPLPHPLAQPVTEHVHYESDPLEFLDQAVEYHGAKSDCQISSKDTTHSDSSTAQYLKCLKSLAGPSLQKKLVFMEAMKLEIERLKLNLSAAERDRALLSVGMDPATINPNTLLDEVYIGRLSKVASTLTLLGEASLEDKRISAIGLGTVDDNAIDFWNIIRNGEICSGGKCEVRAEIKKAVYSSDGPSEPVFLCSQCERKVCRVCCAGRGALLLSGYNSRDPMSYNGASSYGGQVDLPVNRLLARDGIICKRCCQDIVLDALILDYVRVLISLRRSDRVEKAAYNALKQIIGSSWDCLLEKNKASDNLSADKSMQLIPNGYESVAEFPLASFLHPVETASNSAPFLSLLAPFNFGSRLSYWKAPSSATSVEFGIVLGNMSDVRGVMLIVSSCGYSMADAPLVQIWASDKIHKEERSFMGKWDVQSMIKSSSELCGPETSRTEHKVPRHLKFPFKNSVRCRIIWISLRLQRPGSSSINIGNDFNMLSLDENPFAQETRRASFGGSTESEPCLHAKRILVIGSPSRKEVDLKPQQSPDQLNLKGWLERAPQLNRFKVPLEAERLMDNDLVLEQYLSAASPLLAGFRLDGFSAIKPRVTHSPASDVQSESFSSLLDDRYIAPAVLYIQVSVLQDYQSMVTIGEYRLPEAKVGTPMYFDFPRTIQTRRISFKLLGDVAAYTDDPSEQDDSGNRVSPLAAGLSLSNRVKLYYYADPYELGKWASLSAV, encoded by the exons ATGGAATCATCTG GTGCTGGTGGAACCCCGAGGGACACGTCGGTGATCGTGCTGACATTGGACTCTGACGAGGTCTACATCATTGCGAGCCTCTCCACTCGAACGGACACTCAGGTTATCTACGTTGATCCAACCACTGGTTCCCTCCGCTATACTGCGAAGTTAGGGTTCGATCTCTTCAGGTCTCAGACCGAAGCTCTCGAATTCGTCACAAACGGATTGCGTTCCATATTCAAGAGCAAGACCTACGCTAGGGCCATCTTAGGCTATGCTGCGTTGGGGAACTACGCGTTGTTGCTTCTGGCGACAAGGGTAACTGCAAGCGTATCCTATTTGCCCGGTGGAGGGTGCATTTACACGGTGACAGAGAGCCAGTGGATCAAGATTTCACTGCAGAATGCACAGCTGCAGGGGAAAGGGGAGGTTAAGAACATCCAGGAGTTGACGGAGCTCGACATTGATGGGAAGCATTATTTCTGCGAGACAAGGGATATCACTAGGCCGTTTCCGAGTCACTTTCGGGTCGGGGAGCCCGACCAGGAGTTCGTTTGGAACGGGTGGTTCTCGCAGCCTTTTGCGAACATTGGATTGCCAAGGCATTGTGTCACACTCCTGCAG GGGTTTGCAGAATGTCGGAGTTTTGGAAGCTCTGGTCAACTAGAAGGTATTGTTGCTCTCATAGCACGGCGGAGCAGGCTACACCCCGGTACTCGTTACTTGGCGAGGGGGATAAATTCATGTTACAGTACAG GAAATGAAGTGGAATGTGAGCAACTCGTATGGGTCCCTAAACGAGCTGGTCAAAGTGTACCTTTCAACACATATGTATGGCGAAGAGGTACAATTCCTATGTGGTGGGGTGCAGAGCTGAAAATCACTGCTGCAGAAGCTGAAATTTATGTTTCCGATATTGATCCGTATAAAGGAAGTGTGCAGTATTATCAAAGACTGAGTAAGAGGTATGATACACGGAATCTAAATACAAGTGCTGGTGAGAATCCAAGCCGAAAAGCTATGGTTCCCATTGTATGCATTAACCTGCTTCGATATGGAGAAGGAAAATCAGAGTCCATTTTGGTTCAGCATTTTGAGGAGTCTTTAAACTTCATTAGATCAACTGGGAAGCTTCCATATACTCGGGTCCATTTGATACATTATGACTGGCATCAAAGCATAAAACTAAAAGGTGAACAACAGACAATTGAAGGGTTATGGAAGCTTTTAAAACCACCCACTATATTAATAGGTATCTCTGAAGGAGATTATTTGCCCTCACGACAACGAATAAATGATTGCAGAGGTGAGGTCATATACAATGATGATTTTGATGGTGCCTTCTGCTTAAGAACACGTCAAAATGGGGTAATACGTTTTAATTGTGCTGATTCTCTTGATAGAACCAATGCTGCTAGTTTTTTTGGTTCCCTCCAAGTCTTCATGGAGCAATGTAGACGGCTGGCAATATCACTTGACAGTGATATTGCATTTGGCTATCAGTCAACCAATAATCATTATGGTGGATATACTGCTCCACTACCACCTGGGTGGGAAAAGCGATCTGATGCAGTTACAGGAAAAACATATTATATTGACCATAACACCAGAACTACCACATGGATGCATCCATGTCCAGATAAACCATGGAAGAGATTTGATATGACATTTGAAGAGTTCAAGAGATCAACTATTTTATCTCCTGTATCTCAACTAGCtgatctttttcttcttgctggGGATATTCATGCCACTCTTTACACTGGGTCTAAAGCAATGCACAGTCAGATTCTGAGCATATTCAACGAAGATACAGGAGGGAAGTTTAAACAGTTTTCTGCTGCACAGAATGTGAAAATCACTTTGCAAAGAAGATATAAGAATGCCGTTGTGGATAGTTCTCGTCAAAAGCAGTTAGAAATGTTTCTTGGAATGAGGCTTTTCAAGCATCTTCCCTCAATTTCTCTTCAACCTCTACAA GTATCATCTCGGCCGTCTGGATTCTgtctcaaaccagttgcaaaCTTATTTCCTATTGCGGGTGGTGAAGTTAGTCTTCTAAGTTTCAAGGGAAAAAACCTAGTTTGG ATTTGTCCACAGCCTGCAGATGTAGTTGAAATCTTTATTTATCTTGGTGAGCCTTGCCATGTTTGTCAGCTTCTTCTCACAATATCCCATGGTGCAGATGATTCAACTTATCCATCAACAGTTGATGTGCGGACAGGACGCAATTTGGATGGGCTGAAACTTGTATTGGAG GGTGCTTCTATACCAAGGTGTGCTAGTGGAACAAACCTATTAATACCCCTACCTGGGGCAATTAGTTCAGAAGACATGGCTATAACTGGAGCAAGCTCTCGCCTGCATGCCCAAGATGCATCACCGTTGTCATTACTGTATGATTTCGAGGAACTCGAGGGAGAGTGGGATTTCCTTACTCGTGTAGTGGCGTTAACCTTTTATCCTAACATTTCTGGAAGGAACCCGTTGACTCTTGGTGAGGTACATATTTTTAAGCATATGATATTTCACACTGATGATGGCTTGACTAGCTATGATATTATATGGCA ATTAATTGAGCATGTCAAAAAGTATCAAGAGGAGCTTAATCCCTTTTCCTCTGGTTCAGAGCTGAATCAATTCAACTCTTCATCTACAGAAAATGTGTCACCACCTGTGCAAGGAGGGAATTCTGCTGACCTTTTGATTGACCTCTTGTCTGGGGAAGACCCACTACCACACCCACTTGCTCAACCAGTTACTGAACATGTCCATTATGAAAGTGACCCCCTTGAGTTTTTGGATCAAGCTGTTGAATATCATGGTGCTAAAAGTGATTGTCAAATTTCTTCAAAAGACACAACACATTCAGATTCTAGTACTGCACAATATTTAAAATGCCTGAAATCTCTTGCAGGGCCAAGTTTG CAAAAGAAACTAGTTTTCATGGAAGCCATGAAACTTGAAATTGAGCGTCTTAAGCTGAATCTCTCTGCTGCTGAAAGGGATAGAGCACTGCTATCTGTTGGAATGGATCCTGCAACTATAAATCCAAATACATTGCTCGACGAAGTTTACATAGGGAGATTGTCTAAAGTTGCAAGCACTCTCACACTGCTTGGTGAAGCTTCTCTTGAAGATAAACGTATTTCTGCTATTGGTCTTGGGACTGTTGATGACAATGCAATAGATTTCTGGAATAttatcagaaatggggaaatcTGTTCTGGCGGCAAGTGTGAGGTGCGTGCTGAGATTAAAAAGGCAGTTTATTCATCTGACGGGCCTTCAGAACCTGTATTCTTGTGTTCTCAATGTGAAAGGAAGGTTTGCAGAGTTTGCTGTGCTGGGAGAGGCGCACTTCTTCTTTCAGGTTATAACTCAAGAGACCCTATGAGTTATAATGGTGCATCAAGCTATGGTGGTCAAGTTGACCTCCCTGTAAACCGTCTATTAGCACGTGATGGTATAATTTGTAAGCGGTGCTGCCAGGATATTGTGCTTGATGCATTGATCTTGGACTATGTGAGAGTTCTGATTAGCTTACGAAGATCCGATCGTGTGGAAAAGGCAGCTTACAATGCTCTGAAGCAAATCATTGGGTCATCTTGGGATTGTCTTCTAGAAAAGAATAAGGCCTCTGATAATCTGTCTGCAGACAAATCAATGCAGCTGATACCAAATGGATATGAATCCGTGGCTGAATTTCCTCTTGCCAGCTTTTTACATCCg GTTGAAACAGCATCAAACTCTGCCCCATTTTTGTCGTTGCTTGCTCCATTTAATTTTGGTTCACGGCTATCATATTGGAAAGCTCCATCTAGTGCCACCTCTGTTGAATTTGGTATTGTCCTCGGTAATATGTCCGATGTTAGAGGGGTTATGTTAATAGTCAGTTCATGTGGCTACTCTATGGCCGATGCTCCTCTT GTGCAAATTTGGGCAAGTGATAAAATACACAAGGAAGAAAGATCATTTATGGGAAAATGGGATGTGCAATCTATGATCAAGTCTTCCTCAGAGCTATGTGGGCCTGAGACATCAAGAACAGAGCATAAAGTTCCTAGACATTTAAAGTTTCCCTTTAAGAATTCTGTTCGATGCCGCATAATTTGGATAAGTTTACGCCTTCAGCGGCCGGGTTCAAGTTCTATAAATATTGGAAACGATTTCAATATGTTGTCTCTAGATGAGAATCCTTTTGCACAAGAAACTCGACGGGCCTCTTTTGGAGGATCCACTGAAAGTGAACCCTGTCTTCATGCCAAGAGGATTTTAGTCATCGGTAGCCCCAGCAGAAAGGAAGTTGATCTCAAGCCACAGCAAAGCCCTGATCAGTTGAACCTGAAAGGATGGTTGGAGAGAGCTCCACAATTGAATAGATTTAAG GTTCCACTTGAGGCTGAAAGATTAATGGACAATGATCTTGTCCTGGAGCAGTATCTATCTGCTGCTTCTCCCTTGCTTGCTGGATTCCGTCTAGATGGCTTTAGTGCAATAAAGCCTAGGGTCACCCATTCACCTGCTTCAGATGTTCAAAGTGAAAGTTTTTCATCACTTCTGGATGATAGATACATTGCACCTGCAGTGTTATACATACAAGTGTCTGTTCTTCAG GATTATCAAAGCATGGTGACCATTGGCGAGTACCGATTACCAGAGGCCAAGGTGGGAACACCAATGTACTTCGATTTCCCTAGGACAATACAAACTCGCAGGATTTCATTCAAACTACTTGGAGACGTTGCAGCTTATACAGATGACCCTTCAGAACAAGATGATTCTGGCAACAGAGTTTCTCCTTTGGCAGCAGGCTTATCTTTGTCCAACAGAGTTAAACTCTATTACTATGCCGATCCATATGAGCTTGGGAAATGGGCTAGCCTCTCAGCGGTTTAA